A segment of the Bradyrhizobium sp. CCBAU 53340 genome:
GATTGGACGCAGTTCCAGAAGAACGGTACCGATGCCACGACGACGTGCGTCACGATCGCAAGGGCTGCAACAGGCCGACGAAAGATCCTCGTCGCGAAGGGGGCCTATCATGGTGCCGTGCCGTGGTGCTCACCGTCGCTTCTCGGGGTGACGGCGGAGGATCGCGCTCATCTCGGATACTTTACTTTCAACGACGTCGAGAGCCTTGAAGCGGCGGCCAAGACGGCCGCCGACGATCTTGCCGGAACTCTGATTTCGGCGTACCGCCACGATCTCGGGTTCGACCAGGAGCTTCCAACCGTCGAGTTCGCGCGTGCGGCGCGTCGCATCTGTGACGACAAGGGAGCCGCGCTGATCATCGACGAGGTTCGCGCCGGCTTCCGCTTGAATGCCGCGGGGAGCTGGGAAGGGCTTGGTGTTCGGCCCGACCTGTCCGCCTGGAGCAAGGCGATCGCCAACGGCCATGCCCTGGCGGCCGTGACCGGCGCCGATTGGCTGCGCCGCGCCGCGTCCCAGGTCTTTGTCACGGGGTCATTCTGGGCTGGCGCCGTCGCCATGGCTGCTGCCGTCGCGACGTTGAAGATCGTACGCAGGGACAATATTCCGAGCCGCCTCGCGCAGCTCGGGCAAACGTTGCGTGACGGCCTCGAGACGCGTTCCCGTCAATTCGGCCTTTCAATCCGTCAATCGGGACCGGTGCAAATGCCAACCCTTTTGTTTGAAGAGGACCCAGACTACCGGAAAGGTTCGGCCTTCTGCAGCGCGATGCTTGCAAGGGGCGTCTACTTCCATCCCAAGCACAACATGTTCCTCTGCGCCGCCCATACCGAGGCCGACATCGCCGCTGCTCTCCAGGCCTCAGAGCACGGCTTTGCAACTGTGGCGGCGCTTTGATTGTCACGTGGTGCAAACACGAATACCTCAATTTGAAGATCGTGCCGCGGCAATGCGTCGTGGCCAATCGACGGATCACCGCTCCCCGTTCAGGGCGGTCGCTTGATTGCATCCCGTTCTGTGCCACGACCAACCCGCTATCTCGCCGCGTCGGTGTGAATAAGCGCCGAAGTTTGACCTCCATCGGCTTACAACATTGACCCCACGCTCGACGCCGAAACTGCTGTGCGAGCGCGCTAGCCTAATCATAATCCTCGGGTGGGGAGCTCGAGTCCCCCATCGACTCGAACCCCGATTGGCAGTGGCGGCAGCCCAAAAATCTTGCACTGGCTAGCGTCGGCTCCTCCGCCGCAACTCCAAGATCCGGACGCCGGGTGAAGGCACGTGCCGAGCTTCTTAGAGCCAGCTGGAATGGCCTTTATTTGGCTGGAGCGAGCTCAAATTGGCCATGATGGATTGGAGCGTTCAATTTTTTCAATCCGTTAGAGGGTCTGGTGCGCGCGACGTGTGCACCGGGAGATCCAGAAAAATCTATCGACGGCAAGTCTGAGGAGGCATTCTGAGCCGGGATGCGGAGATCGGGCTCAAGGCGATCGAATTGACAAGAGTAGTGGCGCTCATCAGCAGCATGTATCCGTCGGGGGCTACGTGTGCTGCGGCGGCAGTGCCGATATTGCCGCCGGAGCCGGGGCGGTTGTCGATCAGGAAAGCTTGACCGAGCGATGTGGACATACGGTTGAGCAGGATGCGCGTGACGACGTCGCTGGCACTCCGCCGGCAAAGGGCACGAGCGCTTGTACCGGCCGGGCGGGATAGTCCTGCGCCTGCGCAGGACACAGCCCTATGGCGGCGAAGGCCGCGAATGCGCCGGACGACAGCAAAGACCTGCGGCTGGGGTGAAAGCCGCTCGTGCGCCGCGCTGCGCTGACCGTGATCTTGCTGCGATCGAAGCGTGTCATCTCGGACTGGATCTCCCGATTGCGTCTCGTTCTGCAAGACCTGGGATCATCAGGGAGAGAAATCATCGGATGCGGGCCAGGTTCGCGAGCTTCTGCGCCTGGAGCGTAATGAGCGGCTCGCTGCCGCCGTCATGCCAGCCGGTCTCAAAATTTACCAAGGCGTCTCATTTTGCGGCGGCCGCGACAGTTTGCCCGTGCGGGCCGAGCGAGCCCCGATCTCGATCGGCTCTAACCGGCGCGATTCCGTGGTGCCTTGCGCGAGGGCGAGCTTGCGCGGCGGGAAGCAGGCTCGACGAATTCCCTCGCCACGAAAGCTGCTTGCGCAAGATCGTGGCTGATGACGTCGAGCACGGCCTTCGCCGCGACCGATACTGCGCGGCGCGGGTGGTGCACCCAGGCAATCGAACGCACGATCCGTTGTTCATCGAAGCGATGCGCCCTGATAGTCCCGTTGGCGAGCGACTGCCGGAGCGCGATGGTCGGCAGCACCGTCGCGAAGTCGGTGGTCGCGATCACGTCGCAGAGCGCAGGCAGCGTATCGAGCTCGAGCCGTGGGCGCAGGTCGATGCCGATGGCGGCGGCGTGCTCGTCGAGGATCAGGCGCAGACCGTGCCGCTTCGAAGGAAGCACGAGATCGAAGTTGGCGATGTGGTCGAAACGCAGCTTGGCAGGCGGCCGGATCGGGCCGTCCTTCCGGCAGGCGAATACCATCTCCTCGTCCATGACGTGATGCCCGGCCAGCGGCGTCTTGCGGCGCGGCACGTTGATCAGCGCGAAATCGAGCTGGCCGGTGCTGACCCAGTCGACCAGCGTTTCGGTATAGCCCTCGCAGACCGACAGCATGATCTCTGGATAGCGGCTGGCGACGGTCGCCGACGACCTCGCCATCGTGCTCTGCGCCACCGAGGTGATGAGGCCGACCGAGACGCGGCCCGAGATGCGCCCGCCGAGTTGGGCCATCTCCTGTCGGGCATATTCGGCGTCGCGCAGGATCGGCGCCGTCAGCCGCACCAGCGCTTCGCCGGCGCTGGTCAGCGTCATGCCCTGGACGCTACGGTCGAACAGCTTTTGACCAAGCTCGGCTTCGAGTTTGGCGATCTGCATGCTTAGTGCCGGCTGCACGATGTTGAGCTGGCGCGCGGCCCTTGTGACGTTCTTTTCCTCGGCTAGGCACAGGAAATATTGCATCTGCCTGAGTTCCACGGGCCTGTCCTTCGGTCGCTGATCTCTTATTATCATCACAAATGATCGTCTGCATAATCAATCATTATTTGTGGTGATGGATGCAACTACCTAGTCTGGCCGCGGACCGGGTAACCTCGGATGGAGTTCCAGGGAGCGAAACCAGACCTATGCAGGACGCCAGCCCCAAGCGGATGATTATCGGCATTTCCGGCGCCTCGGGCGTCACCTATGGCGTGCGCCTGCTGCAGCTTCTGCGCAATGCCGGCGTCGAGACGCATCTCGTGATGTCGAAGACCGCCGAGCAGACCTTTGCCTACGAGACCGACCTGAAGATCGCGGAGGTGAGGGCGCTCGGCAATGTCAACCATGCTATCGACGACATGGCCTCCGCCATCGCGAGCGGCTCGTTCCGCACCGCCGGCATGATCGTAGCACCGTGCTCGATGCGCTCGATGTCCGAGATCGCCTCGGGCGTGACAACGACGCTGCTGACCCGTGCTGCCGACGTTGTGCTTAAGGAGCGCCGCCGTCTGGTGCTTATGGCGCGCGAGACCCCGCTGCACATCGGGCACCTCAGGACCATGACGGCGCTATCGGAGATGGGCGCGATCATCGCGCCGCCCGTGCCGGCCTTCTACGCCAAGCCGGAAAATCTCGAAGACATGGTCGAGCACACCGTCGGCCGCGTGCTCGACTTGTTCGATATCGACATCGGCGTGGTGCGCCGCTGGGGCGAGGACGAGGCCCTCAAGCGCCGCTCGCCGACGCTGCGCAAGATCGCGCCCTGATTTGAGACCTTGAGGAAAGACCCGTATGGCAATGGACAATGTTGCGAGGAACGCGCCCGCCGATCTGCGCGCTTGGCTCGCTTATCTTGCCGAGCGCGGCAAGCTCGCGATCGCGCGCGAGGGCGTTGCGCTGGTGGACGAGCTCGCCGCCATCGCCAAGCGGCTGGAGCGCGACAGCGCGGTGCTGTTTCCGCGCCCTGAAGGGCACGCGATCCCCGTGGTCGCGAACCTCTTTGCCGGCCGCGACTGGG
Coding sequences within it:
- a CDS encoding aminotransferase class III-fold pyridoxal phosphate-dependent enzyme produces the protein MWGHLHAAKLPETYPQFFSRGEGGVLWDVDGHRYVDFMCSWGPNLLGHHHPEVEEAAERQRRDGDCLNGPAEVMVELAELIVDMIGHADWTQFQKNGTDATTTCVTIARAATGRRKILVAKGAYHGAVPWCSPSLLGVTAEDRAHLGYFTFNDVESLEAAAKTAADDLAGTLISAYRHDLGFDQELPTVEFARAARRICDDKGAALIIDEVRAGFRLNAAGSWEGLGVRPDLSAWSKAIANGHALAAVTGADWLRRAASQVFVTGSFWAGAVAMAAAVATLKIVRRDNIPSRLAQLGQTLRDGLETRSRQFGLSIRQSGPVQMPTLLFEEDPDYRKGSAFCSAMLARGVYFHPKHNMFLCAAHTEADIAAALQASEHGFATVAAL
- a CDS encoding tripartite tricarboxylate transporter substrate-binding protein — encoded protein: MSTSLGQAFLIDNRPGSGGNIGTAAAAHVAPDGYMLLMSATTLVNSIALSPISASRLRMPPQTCRR
- a CDS encoding UbiX family flavin prenyltransferase, yielding MQDASPKRMIIGISGASGVTYGVRLLQLLRNAGVETHLVMSKTAEQTFAYETDLKIAEVRALGNVNHAIDDMASAIASGSFRTAGMIVAPCSMRSMSEIASGVTTTLLTRAADVVLKERRRLVLMARETPLHIGHLRTMTALSEMGAIIAPPVPAFYAKPENLEDMVEHTVGRVLDLFDIDIGVVRRWGEDEALKRRSPTLRKIAP
- a CDS encoding LysR family transcriptional regulator → MQYFLCLAEEKNVTRAARQLNIVQPALSMQIAKLEAELGQKLFDRSVQGMTLTSAGEALVRLTAPILRDAEYARQEMAQLGGRISGRVSVGLITSVAQSTMARSSATVASRYPEIMLSVCEGYTETLVDWVSTGQLDFALINVPRRKTPLAGHHVMDEEMVFACRKDGPIRPPAKLRFDHIANFDLVLPSKRHGLRLILDEHAAAIGIDLRPRLELDTLPALCDVIATTDFATVLPTIALRQSLANGTIRAHRFDEQRIVRSIAWVHHPRRAVSVAAKAVLDVISHDLAQAAFVAREFVEPASRRASSPSRKAPRNRAG